The DNA window AGAGATTCTGCTCTATATAAAATATAATCAATATATGCCTTTACTATTCTTTTTCTTTCTATGTATCTAATATCACCATTTTCATCTACTATTCTTTCTTTTTGCTCTATTGATTTAACCCAATTTTTAATTCCATAAAAAACACTGCCTTTTAGATTATAGTTATTGTCTTTTAAAAGTTCTTCTACTTCATGTCCAAAAGCATATTTTATATTTTCTTCATTAAAACAATTTTTTATATATACAATAGTAGGAATTACATTAGAATATTTATCTAATCCCTTTGGAAATCTAACATAATTTGTTTTATCTAAATAGATATGCCCACTTAATATTTTATGTTGTGGTAAATTCTTTACATAATACTTGTCTAAATATGCACCAGCAGTTGTATTAGCAGTTCCAAAATCAATACATAAAGGTGTATCAGTTACTTCTAAATCTAAAAAATGGAAACTGTCAAGTGGTACTTGATAATAATTTAAAGACATAGGAAGTTTACTCTCTATATCAGCATAATACGAATTAAATAAGAACTTCTCATCGCTTCTTCCAAAAAATAAAAGAGAGTAATTTTGATTTTTTAAATTATCTAATCTCAATAGTTTTTCATCACTCTTGATAAAAAAGGTATTTGCTCCTCCTTTTCTATCTTTAACAAGTTGAAAAATTCCACATAAATAACTGTTTCCATTTATTAAAAATACATTATTTTCTGATATATGTTCTGGGATAGTTACTCTATATTCATCTTCTTCTGTAAGTGGCATACTTTTATAAATAACTATTTTGTGCGGTATTTTAATATTATTTGAATCATTTAATCTAAACCCAAGTTTACTATCAAATAAATCTTGCAGTCTTTCCATTCCAAATTCTTTATATGAATCAATACAATATACTTTTTCTCTGCTTCTGTATTTTAATATTATATTAATTAATTCTGTTCTATTAAGGTTTTCCTGAAATCCTTCTACAAGTTTTTCATCAACACATATTTTGTATAAGTCATAATGACTTTTTCTTTTTAACTCATCATAAATATAGTATCTTTTCATATTTTACTCCTAATTTCTGATAAAATTTCCAATATCTTATCTATACTATCAAATCTTTCAGATTTATTTTTTTTCATACCACCATGAATTATTCTGTAGTCTTTTTTGTCCTCCTCTATCATCTGATTGTACATTGAAGCCACACTATAAATATCATTTTGAGGACATCTTACAAATTCTGTATAAATCTCAGGGGCAGAATAAATTTTACTTCCTTGAATATATTCAACTTTTTCTCCTTCCAACATTGCTGATCCAAAATCTATAAGAAAAATTTTTCCATTATTATAAATGATATTTTCAGGTTTTATATCACAATGAATAACTTTAATTCTATGAAGCTCTTGAACTATTTGAGAGAGCTGGATTAAAATATCCAGCTTCTCTTTATAGCTCAAATTATTCTTAATTTCTTTTAAGTTTTTACCCTTTATATAAGTCATACACAAGAAAATATCTCCACTATCTATATATTTAGGAATAAAATTAAAGTTTAAAAGTTTTAAAATCTCTTTTTCGATTTGAAATTGCTTTATGACTTTTTGGTATTTCTCCTTATCTTTAAGATATTCAGCATTTATTATTTTTACTACAACTTTCTCTTGTATACTATTTTCAACTAAATAAGTTGTAAAAACATTACCTTTTCTTAAAAGTTCCATATCTAATCCTTTTTGAATTTTTTTATTTTAAATAAAAGGTATCCAGTTGGATTTTTTCTTTGCTTGTTTATATTTAGCTTCTGTTTCTTTTATTAAAATATCATAATTTTCCTTTTCAAAATATTTATTACCTTCTAAAGACTTATATTTTTCAAGAACTTCTTGATAAATTTTTTTAGCTTCTTTATATTTTTCATCTTTAAATAAATCATCTGCTTTTTTCTCATCTTTATTAATATTTAAATATTCTTTTAAAGTTTCTATTCTTCCCTGTAAATATTCCTGTTGTATTTTATTATTAGTATTTACAGACACAGAATATGCCTCACTGTACTTTTCATAAGCTAGTTGATATTTTTTGTTGCTAAATAGCAAATCACCTTCTTCTTGAATACTGTCAGTAAGTTTTTGATTATCTTTAAGTTGAACAGAAATATCCTGAGATTTCTTTATAATAGATAAAGCTCTTTCATATTCTCCACTTTCAGCATATGCCTTAGCTTCATTTAAATAGGCTTTATTTTCTTTTATCAAAGTATCTCTAAGTTCATCAAGATTTAAAATTCTGCCCTCTATTTCCAATCTTCTTGCTTCATCTTTAAGCTCTGCATAAACTCCTTTTGCCATTTCAAGATATACGATTGCACCATTTATATCAGAACTTTCCAATTCATAAGCTTTCTTTTCATACATTAAAGCTCTGTCATATTTTCTATCTCTTGATTTTGCCAATCTTTCAGCTTTTTCTGTTACTTCTGCCAATAAATCAATCTTATTAAACTTTAAAAATACTAGTTTTGCTTCAAGATAATTCCTAATAGCTCCTTCAATATCATCAAATTCTAAAAGAGCATCTCCCTCCAATTTCATTTCATAAGCTACTCCAAGACCTTTAGCAGCTACTATAGAATCATCTACTTTTTTAGAAATTTCATCTATTTTCTTATATTTTAAATCTTTTAATTGTGGTATTTTTCCTTTTACTTCTTTATATTTTTCTTCAGCAGGTATAAAATCATTTGCATTATAAAGTTTATCTGCTTCATTTATATCTGATAAAATCTCTTGTAAAACTCCAAGTTGTTCTATTTTTTTATCTACCAATAAAATCTGTCTTCCTAAATTAATATTAGTAATTTTAGGAGAAAATATTGTTCTGTATACTATATTTCCTTCTTTTGGACTTATTTCTAAAGCTGTATATTCATTTTTACTTTTTTCAAAAGATTCTAAAGCTTCTTCAAAATCTTCATTTTCTACATATTTAAGCCCTTCATTTTCATATTGATATGCTCTTTCATAAGTTATATCTCTCTCTTTTTTCAATGAATATCCCTTATAAAGAAAAAATCCAATTCCTATTATTACCAAAGAGATTATCAAATATTTTATGTAATTTATTTTTCTTTTCTTTTTACCTGTAGGAGACACTTGATTTATAAAAACTCCTGCCAAAGTATAATTAGGAATATTATTATCAGAATTATCCTTAATTTTATTTTCCAATGCTCCTATCCATACTCCT is part of the Fusobacterium sp. SYSU M8D902 genome and encodes:
- a CDS encoding protein kinase, producing the protein MELLRKGNVFTTYLVENSIQEKVVVKIINAEYLKDKEKYQKVIKQFQIEKEILKLLNFNFIPKYIDSGDIFLCMTYIKGKNLKEIKNNLSYKEKLDILIQLSQIVQELHRIKVIHCDIKPENIIYNNGKIFLIDFGSAMLEGEKVEYIQGSKIYSAPEIYTEFVRCPQNDIYSVASMYNQMIEEDKKDYRIIHGGMKKNKSERFDSIDKILEILSEIRSKI
- a CDS encoding PP2C family serine/threonine-protein phosphatase produces the protein MNNILNEANKLKSGVKRAGNDIKKAKNLIPATEEKKENELQETGRKAESKFITSFVSRIGKQPINCDYFAYIELPDFAIWVLADGYDEEKGGEEASKIAVEEVISSFMEKPKLSPYFLKKIIMKAHNKVEDLRGRSREKRGMSTSLVVFITDYTSIICGNVGNARLYLLRDDIVYEKTVDHSIAYMLYEANQLDYKEIRFHSQRNKLTQAIGEIDGIKPYISKRIQLYDGDRILLLSHGAWENIGESEIEVELSKTDKVGVWIGALENKIKDNSDNNIPNYTLAGVFINQVSPTGKKKRKINYIKYLIISLVIIGIGFFLYKGYSLKKERDITYERAYQYENEGLKYVENEDFEEALESFEKSKNEYTALEISPKEGNIVYRTIFSPKITNINLGRQILLVDKKIEQLGVLQEILSDINEADKLYNANDFIPAEEKYKEVKGKIPQLKDLKYKKIDEISKKVDDSIVAAKGLGVAYEMKLEGDALLEFDDIEGAIRNYLEAKLVFLKFNKIDLLAEVTEKAERLAKSRDRKYDRALMYEKKAYELESSDINGAIVYLEMAKGVYAELKDEARRLEIEGRILNLDELRDTLIKENKAYLNEAKAYAESGEYERALSIIKKSQDISVQLKDNQKLTDSIQEEGDLLFSNKKYQLAYEKYSEAYSVSVNTNNKIQQEYLQGRIETLKEYLNINKDEKKADDLFKDEKYKEAKKIYQEVLEKYKSLEGNKYFEKENYDILIKETEAKYKQAKKKSNWIPFI